In Aspergillus oryzae RIB40 DNA, chromosome 6, one genomic interval encodes:
- a CDS encoding uncharacterized protein (predicted protein) has product MPCLTALSTAPLVAPAEDEDPELLTAPTHTEMGDMIARHVAAHFQALMLLTIRLASIQVEDKDTLEEVRSDLCDTDGIEGSPTERLSVETSDWSLTSFLIVV; this is encoded by the exons ATGCCGTGCCTCACAGCTCTATCGACAGCTCCACTAGTAGCtcctgctgaagatgaagatccgGAGCTTCTTACGGCCCCAACGCACACAGAGATGGGCGACATGATCGCCCGACATGTCGCAGCTCATTTTCAGGCACTGATGCTCCTGACAATCCGCCTAGCCTCTATACAGGTTGAAGATAAGGATACGCTTGAGGAAGTCAGGAGCGATCTTTGCGATACTGATGGTATTGAAGGATCACCAACTGAACGGTTGTCTGTCGAAACGTCAGAT TGGTCTCtcacttctttcctcattGTGGTGTAA
- a CDS encoding uncharacterized protein (Ras1 guanine nucleotide exchange factor): MSIVSGLGQSPVFRLRQTWGLVNPRIRNLLDELRDLMSSEKNWAKYREVLRQASPPCVPFLGIYLTDLTFIDDGIPDLTQSGMINFAKRTKVAEVLQDIQQYQNMPYNLQSVPEIQDFLIRNLRATKDVSDMYDRSLQLEPRMANEEIVVRRGAHTATGSNMSSVIIASMAMR, translated from the exons ATGTCCATTGTCTCCGGGCTAGGGCAGTCGCCTGTCTTTCGACTCCGGCAGACTTGGGGTCTTGTCAATCCGCGCATTCGCAATCTACTCGATGAGCTGCGCGATTTGATGTCGAGTGAGAAGAATTGGGCCAAGTACCGGGAGGTGTTGCGCCAGGCTAGTCCGCCTTGTGTTCCTTTTCTGG GAATCTACCTCACAGACCTAACATTCATCGACGACGGCATCCCCGATCTCACACAATCAGGCATGATCAACTTCGCCAAGCGCACCAAAGTAGCAGAAGTCCTACAAGACATCCAACAGTACCAAAACATGCCATACAATCTGCAATCGGTACCCGAGATCCAGGATTTCCTGATCAGGAACCTCAGGGCCACGAAGGATGTCAGCGACATGTATGACCGAAGCCTTCAGTTAGAGCCGCGCATGGCGAACGAGGAGATTGTCGTCAGACGTGGCGCTCATACGGCTACGGGTAGCAATATGAGCTCGGTGATTATTGCTAGTATGGCTATGCGGTGA
- a CDS encoding Ras-GEF domain-containing protein (Ras1 guanine nucleotide exchange factor), which translates to MHEATLPVRARTQSVSTDVPWFLKLDHENEVVYETTDRPLLKSGSLTGLVEQLTRHDRLDLTFNETFLITYPTFVSAANLFDALLQRFHVDPPGQLTQSEMQLWTQHKQKAIRLRVVNILKTWLERFWMEPREEVTTEFLRKMHAQIKNSAVVMETPTAPQLLSAIDQRIQGQEITKRLATPPNSNIPKPITPKNMKKLKILDLDPTELARQLTIIEFNHHARIRPNECLSQKWKKRRSNSTEPSTGVNAMILHSNRLANYVGELVLAQDELKKRVSMIKLFVQAADVGLVSLDCVCSV; encoded by the coding sequence ATGCATGAGGCTACCTTACCTGTGCGCGCTAGGACGCAGTCTGTGTCTACTGATGTACCTTGGTTTCTGAAATTGGACCATGAGAATGAGGTGGTTTACGAAACGACAGATCGACCGCTGTTGAAGAGCGGTAGCTTGACTGGACTCGTAGAACAATTGACGCGCCATGACCGACTGGACCTCACCTTTAACGAGACCTTCCTGATCACATATCCTACCTTTGTATCCGCTGCGAACCTCTTCGATGCCCTCCTCCAACGATTCCATGTCGATCCACCGGGTCAATTGACTCAATCCGAAATGCAGCTGTGGACCCAGCACAAACAAAAGGCGATCCGTCTCCGGGTCGTCAATATCTTGAAGACATGGCTGGAGCGCTTCTGGATGGaaccaagagaagaagtgaCAACCGAATTCCTCAGAAAGATGCACGCCCAGATCAAGAACTCGGCGGTTGTAATGGAGACACCCACTGCCCCGCAGTTGTTAAGCGCCATCGATCAGCGAATACAAGGCCAAGAGATCACGAAACGTCTGGCGACACCCCCGAACTCCAATATTCCGAAACCGATAACCccgaagaatatgaagaagctgaagatacTGGACCTTGATCCTACTGAGCTTGCCCGCCAGCTGACGATTATTGAATTTAACCACCACGCCCGAATTAGGCCGAATGAATGCCTTAGTcagaaatggaagaagaggaggtctAATAGTACCGAGCCGTCGACGGGTGTCAATGCCATGATTCTGCATTCGAATCGACTGGCTAATTATGTCGGGGAGCTTGTGTTGGCACAGgatgaattgaagaagagggtgtCAATGATCAAGCTGTTTGTGCAGGCTGCTGATGTAggtcttgtttctttggattGCGTGTGTTCTGTCTAA
- a CDS encoding uncharacterized protein (predicted transporter (major facilitator superfamily)): MAGPNIVRGRNNMQLAQSVVGADFKDLKYEVSVSSANNSHNPDAISLESPQKQPFRRPSEEVTQGAQLGIRKAEAAALAWSKKTAYLTYALVWLGFFMLALQSAVSTNVIHNTFAHFEEAPAVSTSSIVASVVSGVVRLPAAKLLNIWGRPEGLSLFLAVYLLGLIILAACNNPSSFAVGYVLYWVGYDAIFLILDVFIADTSGLRNRAFAFGFASTPFICTAFTGPIAAQSFVDHSTWRWAYGTFAIAQVFVFLPLIAVFKFYQRKAEKMFIFVREPSGRTWTQSIIFWLNEFDLVGTLLLTAAFLLVLLPFSLQSYGRAEYSSPTFIVMLVVGVLLFVVFAAWERYGTATPFIQYALFKDRSVLGACIVAASLFFSYYAWELYFYNFCMVVYGLSVSMTGYVGQIYNVGSCFWSAVFGVVVYITKQFKYSCLCFGLPLVMLGAGLMIHFRSAGGNIGYIVMCQIFIAFGGGTLVIGQDMAVMAASDREGVPMMLSMIGLFSSLGGAIGNAASAAIFSNTFPSALRDALPAESKSQYMDIYLGGYLKQLEYPVGSEIRDAVNQAYGAYMKYGCIAAVAVMAVGLPAIAMWRNYRVDKKQNKGAMM; encoded by the exons ATGGCGGGCCCCAATATTGTGCGAGGCCGGAACAACATGCAGTTGGCCCAGAGCGTTGTCGGTGCGGATTTCAAAGACCTCAAGTATGAGGTCAGTGTATCATCCGCGAACAACAGCCACAATCCCGATGCGATCAGTCTGGAAAGTCCACAGAAACAGCCCTTTCGGAGACCGTCCGAGGAGGTCACTCAAGGCGCACAACTGGGTATTCGGAAGGCTGAAGCAGCCGCACTTGCCTGGAGTAAAAAGACTGCCTATCTGACCTACGCTTT AGTCTGGCTCGGCTTCTTTATGCTAGCCCTACAGTCCGCCGTCAGTACTAATGTCATCCATAACACATTCGCCCACTTTGAAGAAGCGCCCGCCGTGAGTACGTCCAGCATTGTTGCAAGTGTGGTCAGCGGGGTAGTTCGACTTCCTGCTGCAAAGCTTCTGAATATCTGGGGACGCCCAGAAGGCCTGTCGCTGTTCCTCGCCGTTTACCTCCTTGGGTTGATCATTCTGGCCGCTTGCAACAACCCAAGCTCCTTCGCCGTCGGTTATGTTCTCTACTGGGTCGGATATGACGCTATTTTCTTGATCCTCGATGTTTTCATAGCTGATACGTCTGGACTACGGAACCGAGCCTTTGCATTTGGCTTCGCCAGTACGCCTTTTATTTGTACGGCTTTTACCGGCCCCATCGCCGCTCAGTCATTTGTGGATCACTCGACGTGGCGCTGGGCTTATGGGACCTTTGCCATCGCGCAAgtgtttgtttttcttcctttgattGCCGTGTTTAAGTTCTACCAGCGTAAAGCCGAGAAGATGTTCATCTTTGTGCGGGAGCCCAGCGGTCGTACATGGACGCagtccatcatcttctggctGAATGAATTTGATT TGGTCGGCACCCTCCTCCTTACCGCTGCCTTCCTTTTGGTCCTCCTTCCCTTCAGCTTACAATCCTACGGTCGAGCCGAGTATAGCAGTCCGACATTCATCGTCATGCTCGTGGTCGGCgtccttctcttcgtcgtATTTGCTGCCTGGGAACGATATGGTACTGCAACGCCTTTCATCCAATATGCATTGTTCAAGGACCGCAGCGTTCTCGGGGCCTGTATCGTGGCGGCCAGTCTCTTCTTTAGTTATTATGCGTGGGAGCTCTACTTCTATAACTTTTGCATGGTTGTGTACGGGCTCAGCGTTAGTATGACGGGATATGTCGGACAGATTTACAATGTTGGGTCGTGCTTTTGGTCGGCAGTGTTTGGAGTGGTGGTGTACATCACGAAGCAGTTCAAATACAGCTGCTTATGTTTCGGCCTGCCTCTCGTCATGCTGGGCGCCGGTCTGATGATCCATTTCCGATCCGCTGGTGGAAACATTGGATACATTGTGATGTGTCAGATCTTCATCGCATTCGGTGGCGGAACACTTGTCATCGGCCAAGACATGGCCGTTATGGCCGCTTCCGACCGTGAAGGCGTCCCAATGATGCTGTCGATGATCGGTCTGTTCTCCAGTCTGGGTGGTGCGATCGGCAACGCTGCCTCGGCTGCCATTTTCTCCAATACCTTTCCGTCTGCACTCCGGGATGCCCTCCCTGCCGAGAGCAAGTCTCAATACATGGATATTTACCTCGGAGGTTACCTCAAGCAGCTCGAGTACCCTGTCGGGTCTGAGATTCGAGACGCCGTCAACCAAGCCTACGGGGCGTACATGAAATATGGGTGTATCGCAGCGGTGGCGGTCATGGCCGTCGGGCTTCCGGCTATCGCTATGTGGAGGAACTACAGGGTTgacaagaagcagaacaaggGTgcgatgatgtga
- a CDS encoding ATP-binding protein (predicted protein) — translation MDATIAIENTSRNDEVKMQVLQSVDGLNDHGKTQAKTTHDTPVPESVMHDLQRSPATGQDHPVFEFSAELQCPLNETSAANPDNHLAFTAKSTLDNSIVTSLGGEEAARDLLKSVLSSVLGMYSEIINDEIRQARDDSRPKDAPVHDCTCFTGSAKPESIPEPQTQTETETETEPEHEPSQTAESSAADTPKETEYEIVAPEDMEVSLCKVDDVRPTPLVHEARSVPLKQRTFLPYDPARGAIEEDDNLSSDKYGKWVLVLRRVFNRWDQSLSEVCIDIKSPLVFDVLHKALRDERASLDVEPSLPWPNDGIFRWGELCVKHVNVLLQLVEEKYASVISDIEHMFPKGTTTFKILREAFFPKDIIVDGNADIPRAYRVLAADYRADQYGNKWLQIKAVYIDYDGNRFGTRKVKFTIGDFPGIRYFSDLDVFPLKYHSNHPHVIDNLVARGRRFVDLQGQHFKAHRDVSQNKLRRVMVDTAAMKRLGSCNIEVRDIESELIDGQLTEEHLMLCTDTIPAFSFEDKRSITVNIDDLEDIVFNQQLFHQLVLPAPTKEIVRVMVKSHVNGVDFDDFTKRKGKGLIMLLHGPPGVGKTMTAEAVAEYSQRPLYTVTSGELGADSKDLERHLNCALDIAKAFRAVLLLDEADVFMEERSTKNISHNALVAVFLRLLEYYQGILILTTNRVKNIDDAFHSRIHMTLKYPNLGVEARGKIWQNFGEHIGGLELSEHEYHQLAQRELNGRQIKNVFGLCKALAADKGQEISIDLIMMVLDVMESQTPRLGTI, via the exons atggaTGCGACCATTGCAATCGAAAACACCTCACGCAACGACGAAGTGAAGATGCAGGTACTGCAGAGCGTTGATGGTCTCAACGACCACGGCAAGACCCAAGCTAAGACCACCCACGACACTCCGGTTCCAGAATCTGTGATGCATGATCTTCAGCGTAGTCCCGCAACTGGCCAAGATCACCCAGTCTTTGAGTTCTCGGCTGAGCTTCAGTGTCCCCTCAATGAGACTTCTGCGGCAAACCCTGACAATCATCTAGCATTCACAGCCAAGTCCACGCTTGACAATAGCATTGTCACTTCCCTcggtggagaggaggccGCCAGAGACCTTCTCAAGTCCGTTTTGTCGTCAGTTTTGGGCATGTACTCTGAGATCATTAACGACGAGATTCGGCAAGCTCGGGACGATTCTCGTCCCAAGGACGCGCCAGTGCATGATTGTACATGCTTCACTGGCTCTGCGA AGCCTGAATCTATACCTGAGCCCCAGACTCAGACCGAGACCGAGACCGAGACCGAACCTGAACATGAACCTAGCCAAACTGCAGAAAGCAGCGCAGCGGACACCCCCAAAGAGACTGAATATGAAATCGTGGCCCCAGAAGATATGGAGGTTTCGCTATGcaaggttgatgatgtgaGACCGACCCCTTTAGTACACGAAGCGCGCTCAGTCCCC CTCAAGCAACGGACCTTCCTCCCTTATGATCCCGCGAGAGGAGCTATCGAAGAGGACGACAACTTGTCAAGCGACAAGTACGGTAAGTGGGTGTTGGTACTAAGACGCGTGTTCAACAGATGGGACCAATCGTTGAGCGAAGTCTGCATCGATATTAAGAGCCCATTGGTATTTGACGTGCTACACAAGGCTCTCCGCGATGAAAGAGCAAGTCTCGACGTGGAACCTTCCCTACCATGGCCAAACGACGGCATCTTTCGATGG GGTGAACTCTGTGTGAAGCACGTCAACGTGCTGCTGCAGCTTGTCGAGGAGAAATACGCGTCGGTTATTAGCGACATTGAGCACATGTTTCCAAA AGGAACTACTACGTTCAAAATCTTGCGAGAAGCCTTTTTCCCCAAGGACATCATTGTTGATGGAAATGCGGACATACCACGAGCATACCGGGTCCTTGCCGCTGACTACAGAGCCGATCAATACGGAAATAAATGGCTCCAAATCAAAGCAGTATATATCGACTACGATGGGAATAGGTTTGGGACGAGGAAGGTGAAATTCACAATTGGGGATTTTCCCGGGATTCGGTATTTCTCTGATCTTGATGTGTTCCCATTGAAGTATCACTCAAATCACCCCCACGTTATCGACAATCTTGTGGCTCGAGGCCGGCGGTTTGTGGATTTACAGGGTCAACATTTTAAAGCACACAGAGATGTGTCGCAGAACAAACTCCGCCGAGTGATGGTAGATACTGCCGCTATGAAACGCCTTGGCTCGTGCAACATCGAGGTACGCGATATCGAGAGTGAACTTATTGATGGTCAATTGACCGAGGAGCATCTCATGCTGTGTACCGATACGATTCCGGCGTTCTCCTTCGAGGATAAGAGGAGCATTACGGTAAACATCGATGATCTCGAAGACATTGTGTTCAACCAACAGCTTTTTCACCAGCTTGTACTCCCAGCGCCTACCAAGGAAATAGTGCGTGTTATGGTAAAGAGCCACGTCAATGGCGTGGACTTTGACGACTTTACTAAAC GCAAGGGAAAAGGTCTCATTATGCTGCTACATGGCCCTCCTGGGGTAGGAAAGACAATGACGGCCGAAG CTGTTGCCGAGTATAGCCAGCGACCACTGTATACAGTTACGTCAGGAGAATTGGGTGCTGACTCCAAGGACCTCGAGCGGCATCTGAACTGTGCTCTTGACATCGCGAAAGCCTTCCGTGCCGTACTACTTCTTGATGAGGCTGACGTCTTCATGGAAGAACGATCGACTAAGAACATCTCACATAATGCGTTGGTTGCAGTCTTCCTCCGGCTTCTGGAGTATTACCAGGGCATCCTGATTCTCACCACAAACCGAGTGAAGAACATCGATGATGCATTCCATTCCCGTATCCACATGACTCTTAAATACCCGAATCTGGGTGTCGAAGCTCGGGGCAAAATATGGCAGAACTTTGGGGAGCATATTGGCGGCCTTGAGCTGTCTGAACACGAATACCATCAACTTGCACAACGCGAGCTTAACGGACGCCAGATCAAGAATGTATTTGGGTTGTGCAAAGCTTTGGCGGCTGATAAAGGGCAGGAAATCTCTATAGATCTCATAATGATGGTCCTCGATGTTATGGAGTCTCAGACGCCCAGACTTGGCACAATTTAA
- a CDS encoding uncharacterized protein (predicted protein), producing the protein MAQWKKTRDMSCCTDPTVTSTAGPNMAQRATVFHDSLTRFVLPLCSAMDDRPNPLTPVSNAVYIVDASVVSVKQAWNLKDFAQEVSWILMTCYPETIERIFVYRQGEYSD; encoded by the exons ATGGCACAGTGGAAGAAAACGCGGGATATGTCTTGTTGCACTGACCCAACTGTGACCTCCACAGCTGGGCCGAACATGGCTCAGCGGGCGACAGTGTTTCATGATAGCTTGACCCGTTTCgtccttcctctttgttCGGCTATGGATGACCGGCCAAATCCGTTGACGCCTGTCAGCAATGCAGTGTATATCGTAGACGCATCTGTGGTTTCAGTTAAGCAAGCCTGGAATCTGAAAGATTTTGCGCAGGAGGTCAGCTGGATATTGATGACATGTTACCCAGAGACTATTGAGCGTATCTTT GTATATCGACAAGGAGAATATTCCGACTAA
- a CDS encoding bifunctional terpene synthase/polyprenyl synthetase family protein (geranylgeranyl pyrophosphate synthase/Polyprenyl synthetase) — protein MEQTISNFEDDTSYRVERGSPDIEGFCRHYALRRHKYEEKANLGSLQCRADWVKYIGPIERWGSWNPYEGHFGSVVLPLCKPDRLAIISYIFECMDNLTIDAFLYDNVVESSAKATLNTHADNIGLDETEYRTIRSVSGTKQIQSKMMLELLSIDPTCAEVVLDSWKTMIATTARHDKAKPFSNLEDYVNYRIIDTGAPFVDTLMRFGMGILLTEEEIETVTPIVKPCYAALGLANDYFSFDVEWKEFQERQSDEGAMTNAVWLFMQWNNVDVATAKKLVWEVTNRYEEEYQRRVEEFIAGEGRNAAKLHTYLRALAYQIPGNIAWSLRCPRYHPELCDEAGRLLEDEMCSETATNVLGHPVEHERGSNTTGSEKSPVWTADDNSSKRSSVSSIDAIEEEAESPKPEQLGTEVGIFAIHHSRCVREAFVDAMNVWLVLPNDVVNRVKSIAETLHNASLLLDDIEDSSPLRRGQPAAHTIFGQGQTINSANYLLIQAMHQVRQLDNQRCMDVFVEEMRNLFIGQSFDLYWTRQGECPSQDEYLEMISQSGLFRLLTRLMTEKASTQHNSTITLDSLVSLLGQYFQIRDDYKNLTEDYAIQKGFCEDLDEGKYSFPLVHALTTQPRNFQLRGILRESRNTGGMSLPLKQCVLEQLKQAGSMEYTHLILGKLMKDIMCEIGSLEQKTGCSNWVLRLLMTRLRV, from the exons ATGGAACAGACAATCTCGAATTTTGAAGACGACACATCATATCGCGTTGAGCGCGGGTCGCCGGATATTGAAGGCTTCTGTCGCCACTATGCCCTGCGCCGGCACAAGTacgaggagaaggcaaaCCTAGGCTCCCTCCAGTGCCGAGCAGACTGGGTGAAGTACATCGGTCCTATCGAGAGATGGGGAAGTTGGAATCCTTACGAAGGTCACTTCGGTTCTGTGGTCCTCCCGCTGTGCAAGCCTGACAGACTTGCAATCATTAGTTACATCTTCGAGTGTATGGATAATCTCACTATAG ATGCATTTTTGTACGATAATGTTGTTGAGTCGTCTGCCAAAGCAACA TTAAACACACATGCGGATAATATCGGCCTGGATGAAACGGAATACAGAACTATACGATCGGTATCAGGAACAAAACAGATTCAGTCCAAGATGATGCTCGAACTACTCTCCATTGATCCAACATGCGCGGAAGTGGTTCTTGACTCTTGGAAAACGATGATCGCTACAACTGCAAGGCATGATAAAGCAAAACCGTTCAGTAATTTAGAGGATTATGTGAACTACCGAATCATTGACACTGGGGCGCC TTTCGTTGACACGTTGATGCGCTTTGGCATGGGCATCCTGCTgacagaggaagagattgagaCTGTTACCCCTATTGTGAAACCTTGTTATGCGGCGCTAGGCTTAGCGAACGATTACTTTTCATTTGACGTTGAGTGGAAGGAATTTCAGGAGAGACAGTCCGATGAAGGTGCCATGACAAACGCCGTCTGGCTCTTTATGCAGTGGAACAATGTTGATGTTGCCACTGCAAAGAAACTGGTGTGGGAGGTAACAAACCGGTATGAGGAAGAATACCAGAGGCGTGTGGAGGAGTTCATCGCGGGTGAAGGACGCAATGCCGCCAAATTACATACTTACTTACGAGCGTTGGCCTACCAGATTCCTGGCAATATAGCCTGGAGTTTGCGTTGTCCCCGGTATCATCCCGAGCTTTGCGACGAGGCAGGCCGCCTTCTGGAGGATGAAATGTGCTCTGAAACGGCAACTAATGTGTTAGGTCACCCTGTGGAGCATGAACGAGGCTCGAATACAACCGGATCGGAGAAGTCGCCGGTATGGACTGCCGATGATAATTCCTCGAAAAGGTCCTCGGTATCTTCTATTGATGCaatcgaggaagaagctgagTCACCTAAGCCGGAGCAACTGGGTACGGAGGTAGGAATCTTCGCAATTCATCATAGTAGAT GTGTCCGAGAAGCATTCGTTGATGCGATGAATGTTTGGCTGGTGCTTCCGAACGATGTCGTGAATCGCGTCAAATCGATCGCAGAAACGCTTCATAACGCGTCTCTATT GTTAGACGATATCGAAGACTCATCGCCACTCCGTCGGGGTCAACCAGCAGCACATACAATTTTCGGCCAGGGCCAAACCATCAACTCAGCGAATTACCTACTAATACAGGCCATGCATCAAGTAAGACAGCTCGATAATCAGCGGTGCATGGATGTTTTTGTCGAAGAGATGCGGAACCTTTTCATCGGTCAGAGCTTCGATCTCTACTGGACTCGACAGGGCGAGTGTCCATCACAGGATGAATACCTGGAAATGATTAGTCAAA GCGGTCTCTTTCGTTTACTTACTCGGCTGATGACGGAAAAGGCATCGACACAACATAACAG TACTATCACACTTGACTCGCTCGTCAGCCTATTGGGTCAATACTTCCAGATTCGCGACGATTATAAGAATCTAACAGAAGAC TATGCAATCCAGAAAGGCTTCTGCGAAGACCTCGACGAGGGCAAATATTCGTTTCCATTAGTTCATGCGCTTACCACGCAACCACGAAACTTCCAACTACGTGGCATCTTGCGGGAATCACGAAACACGGGAGGCATGAGTCTGCCCCTCAAACAATGTGTCCTTGAACAGCTCAAGCAGGCTGGAAGCATGGAGTATACACACTTGATACTGGGTAAGCTaatgaaggatatcatgTGTGAGATTGGGTCCCTTGAGCAGAAGACGGGGTGCTCGAACTGGGTGCTACGACTTTTGATGACACGACTGCGAGTTTAA
- a CDS encoding Zn(II)2Cys6 transcription factor domain-containing protein (predicted protein), giving the protein MVGVPKSNACRTCLRRRVKCDLTQPFCNQCTKRNLDCPGYEKRWKFMHQTKGSIQKDQQRNTRSQLQPHTEAALVQARQSIDERVEPNLAAAALDLQQKEVFCTFLLTSFPAQFASCGKRVEVNWIDYARRPLLTAPQALVWAYRALATVFIGRKYHDMEKVTCSRHMYSRALNYLAGVIQHPKFATTEEALASGILLTMYEMVDGITGASWLTHTRGLATMIQMRGQDVHRSGFGLTLLKSCRAFLVADSLIRGEHCFLGEPQWRAFLSELADIESQSPKRSELGLIVDRAFIEIASCPGWLVETQKMIKIDNPNEKSRVLRELEFSHFRLNKLQKELQRALAHQRQAPVLTWQRFVGPIPWDFVDPFAQSSLYGMRLGMSLLSQLHTVLRSDLLRRYYLTKPWDNPETPGLPSPNPWSALNGNVQEWQVRFDPEYLRDSYQIHPSGNEDWMDRIAMSMGMLGIRA; this is encoded by the exons ATGGTCGGAGTTCCGAAAAGCAATGCGTGTCGGACATGTTTGCGGAGGCGGGTCAAG TGCGACCTGACCCAACCATTCTGTAATCAATGCACCAAGCGGAATCTCGACTGCCCCGGCTACGAAAAGCGGTGGAAATTCATGCACCAAACCAAAGGCTCGATCCAAAAAGACCAGCAACGAAACACCCGGAGCCAGCTCCAACCCCACACAGAAGCTGCCCTGGTCCAAGCGCGCCAAAGCATCGACGAACGGGTGGAGCCGAACCTAGCGGCCGCAGCTCTAGACCTGCAACAGAAGGAGGTCTTTTGCACGTTCCTACTAACCAGTTTCCCCGCCCAGTTCGCCTCCTGTGGGAAACGCGTTGAGGTCAACTGGATCGATTATGCGAGACGTCCGCTTCTCACTGCACCCCAGGCGCTGGTCTGGGCGTACCGCGCGCTGGCGACTGTTTTCATTGGCCGGAAGTATCATGATATGGAGAAGGTTACTTGCAGTCGACATATGTATAGCCGGGCTTTGAACTATTTGGCTGGAGTGATTCAGCATCCAAAGTTCGCTACTACGGAGGAGGCTCTTGCCTCTGGTATCCTGTTGACTATGTATGAGATGGTGGACGGGATTACGGGGGCGTCATGGCTGACGCATACGCGCGGACTGGCGACGATGATCCAGATGCGTGGACAAGACGTCCACCGGTCCGGGTTTGGATTAACCTTGTTGAAATCCTGTCGGGCCTTTTTGGTCGCCGACTCTTTGATCCGTGGGGAACACTGCTTCCTCGGCGAGCCACAATGGAGGGCGTTTCTCAGCGAGTTGGCCGATATCGAAAGCCAGAGCCCAAAACGAAGCGAGCTCGGACTCATCGTCGATCGAGCATTTATAGAGATCGCCTCCTGTCCCGGATGGCTAGTCGAAACACAGAAGATGATCAAAATTGACAACCCCAATGAAAAGTCACGTGTACTGCGTGAGCTTGAGTTCAGCCATTTTCGTCTGAATAAGCTCCAAAAGGAGCTCCAACGTGCGCTCGCTCATCAACGCCAAGCCCCAGTTTTAACCTGGCAGAGATTCGTCGGTCCCATACCCTGGGACTTTGTAGATCCATTCGCGCAGTCCTCGCTGTATGGCATGCGATTGGGTATGTCACTATTATCTCAATTGCATACCGTACTTCGCTCGGACCTCCTTCGGCGGTACTATCTCACAAAGCCGTGGGACAATCCTGAGACGCCTGGCTTGCCATCGCCGAACCCGTGGAGTGCCTTGAATGGGAATGTGCAGGAATGGCAGGTTCGGTTTGATCCGGAGTATCTGAGGGATTCGTATCAGATTCATCCCAGTGGGAATGAGGATTGGATGGATCGTATTGCGATGTCGATGGGGATGTTGGGGATTCGGGCGTGA